In Leishmania panamensis strain MHOM/PA/94/PSC-1 chromosome 6 sequence, the following proteins share a genomic window:
- a CDS encoding hypothetical protein (TriTrypDB/GeneDB-style sysID: LpmP.06.0180) — protein MAPRTGPRVKVISPNSESAIMSRSISVDSSVYSSGHATPGTASLLRSGFRHGEPKRGDDDVAYSGRRAATGVALQSRRTVLRAMDVNAVHETGPFHGKSSPYDRAPSSAQAAARSTATASGSSGNDGKCGHTRRSLPNFFEEADFGNGSATERRKRRVDVSISRSHTRSYLVDASAVGQWQQPPSCQQAENEGAVRRATAALEHAGGAVLRRPFCGSNATSNRSRVATSALGGNTSLLPVQQQPCQSERRGLCLPPTIPITAHTRCYRSEDSDYSGNNTSMGSTASSNKRARPWAEPTPSQAASQQPTSACRSSFYGTQPMAESATQRPAVPRVCPGMFAGLSAIPVDERLFADAVGLHTNVISTAFAVPSARAAATADGGGSAVQQRYCVCPLWSLVGTFKTSLSSLVTVDFNQECLRWSQRNPKGGQQTIKVPLASVLDVFTTRVVQEDEHIEERQFTVVVRTSTRPSQVVFGFARVAEANRLRNVFKRR, from the coding sequence ATGGCGCCTCGTACTGGCCCCCGCGTGAAGGTGATCTCGCCCAACTCGGAGTCTGCCATCATGTCTCGCTCCATCAGCGTCGACTCTTCGGTCTACAGCAGTGGACACGCCACGCCAGGCactgcttctctcctgcgCTCTGGATTCCGTCACGGAGAGCCGAAGAGgggagacgacgacgtggcGTACAGCGGCCGCCGGGCTGCCACGGGTGTCGCTCTTCAGTCAAGACGCACTGTATTGCGCGCAATGGACGTGAACGCGGTGCATGAGACCGGGCCATTCCATGGCAAGAGCTCACCGTACGACCGCGCACCATCGTcagcgcaggcggcagcgcgcagtACAGCCACTgccagtggcagcagtggcaatgATGGAAAATGTGGACACACTCGTCGCTCGCTGCCAAACTTCTTTGAGGAGGCGGACTTCGGCAACGGCAGTGCAACGGAGAGGCGGAAACGAAGGGTCGACGTGAGCATCTCTCGGAGCCACACCAGGTCCTACCTCGTGGATGCTTCTGCGGTagggcagtggcagcagccaccgtcGTGCCAGCAAGCTGAGAATGAAGGGGCCGTCCGCCGCGCAACGGCCGCCCTCGAGCACGCCGGAGGTGCCGTCCTGCGCCGCCCTTTCTGCGGCAGCAATGCCACCAGCAACAGAAGCCGTGTGGCTACCTCCGCGCTGGGTGGCAACACGTCCTTGCTGCcagtacagcagcagccatgtCAGTCGGAGCGCCGAGGCTTGTGCCTACCTCCCACGATTCCGATcaccgcacacacgcgctgctACCGCAGCGAGGACAGCGACTACAGCGGCAACAACACCAGCATGGGTAGCACCGCGAGTTCCAATAAGCGCGCACGCCCTTGGGCAGAGCCGACGCCGTCGCAGGCAGCATCGCAGCAGCCAACGTCTGCCTGCCGATCCTCGTTCTACGGGACGCAGCCGATGGCGGAGAGTGCGACGCAGCGGCCTGCTGTCCCACGCGTCTGCCCTGGCATGTTCGCCGGGCTCAGCGCTATTCCAGTGGATGAGAGGCTGTTTGCCGATGCGGTTGGGTTGCACACGAACGTTATTTCCACCGCCTTCGCCGTACCCTCGGCGAGggctgccgccacagcggatggtggtggtagtgcaGTGCAACAGCGCTACTGCGTCTGTCCCCTCTGGAGTCTGGTCGGAACCTTCAAAACGTCGCTGAGCAGCCTCGTCACGGTCGACTTCAACCAGGAGTGCTTGCGATGGTCGCAGCGCAACCCGAAGGGAGGGCAGCAAACCATCAAGGTACCGCTGGCTAGCGTCTTGGACGTCTTCACGACGCGAGTAGTGCAAGAGGACGAGCACATTGAAGAGCGCCAGTTCACCGTCGTCGTGCGTACTTCCACTCGGCCCTCGCAGGTGGTCTTCGGCTTTGCGAGGGTAGCGGAGGCGAACCGCCTGCGCAACGTCTTTAAGCGGCGCTGA
- a CDS encoding hypothetical protein (TriTrypDB/GeneDB-style sysID: LpmP.06.0190), with protein MCVPLPNNGTPVTVGRATHCTALLDPSLLFSSQVQCSLFAMRVKAVATAASTSITATATDSSRVTADASSTPNHAHAGDPPPHSEDTPIDAAGTLSTPHHQPTPRDCERAGHTTRVYITDMCSSNGTFVNGIRISGTDPTELKHGDMCIFGGMRDVEVGEALPADAYNGPELVQWRVDLRLSPGKPPEMFEYTPTPLVLPARDALEGEERALLDTAQRSLVKSMARPMWTPSSATPAAATVATTVEQRPVDPAVKDSAARLPTALDAREVDNSPRGVPQQLFTSPVSYEKDATREVTVEEVERAQQRSSSGRHSVSLVDPQEAQVTLTEVVEKTSGVEDAASSGHMPLADPVAMAVPDAPPAAVFYDAVRLGNITYNARDRAREELDLTEDEDADVDEDVESSVPSGKRCRRSSLASVTPQKQKRVRREDAAVVAPAQLTFTPTHIKWTMPNPNEMWSRLQQSPSGEAAAAAAAATALHSGGASNRATKPFYGILPVTSVATFVACPERLGIAVELRDECQLPLVDAAVLSGSAESRWVVWVLSKRMAGVPAPADEVRGSCRGRSRVTKGSTHKASKRAEKTPFAAVQSVADVVELPLTPVARFEAWLTHFKLYYATQNVPAPVVVDGVAFDVILCPSSLP; from the coding sequence ATGTGCGTCCCACTCCCTAACAACGGTACACCAGTGACGGTGGGTCGCGCCACGCACTGCACTGCGCTCCTCGACccgtctcttctcttctcctcccagGTGCAGTGCAGCCTCTTCGCCATGCGAGTGAAGGCTgtagcaacagcagcgtcgacgtCAATCACAGCCACTGCGACGGACTCCTCCCGGGTGACAGCAGACGCTAGCTCCACGCCTAACCATGCCCATGCCGGCGACCCACCTCCGCACTCTGAGGACACACCCATCGACGCAGCCGGCACGCTAAGCACCCCGCACCATCAGCCTACCCCCCGGGATTGCGAGCGCGCCGGCCACACCACTCGAGTGTACATAACGGACATGTGCAGCTCGAATGGCACCTTCGTGAACGGGATTCGCATTAGCGGCACCGATCCAACCGAGCTGAAGCACGGCGACATGTGCATCTTCGGCGGCATGCGTGACGTCGAGGTGGGCGAGGCTCTTCCGGCAGACGCCTACAATGGGCCTGAGCTAGTGCAGTGGCGCGTGGACTTGCGCCTGTCGCCAGGGAAACCGCCAGAGATGTTCGAGTACACGCCtacgccgctggtgctgccggcgAGGGATGCGCTAGAAGGGGAGGAGCGCGCATTGTTGGACACGGCCCAGCGCTCGCTTGTCAAGTCGATGGCGCGGCCAATGTGGACGCCGTCCTCCGCGACACCAGCGGCTGCTACCGTGGCGACAACCGTAGAACAGCGGCCTGTTGACCCAGCGGTGAAGGACTCTGCTGCCCGTTTGCCAACTGCCTTGGACGCTCGAGAAGTCGACAACTCCCCTCGCGGGGTACCGCAGCAGCTATTCACCTCGCCGGTTTCTTATGAGAAGGATGCGACACGCGAGGTGACGGTCGAGGAAGTGGAGAGGGCGCAACAGCGTAGTAGCAGCGGACGGCACAGTGTGTCCCTGGTTGACCCGCAGGAAGCACAGGTGACCTTGACAGAGGTGGTAGAGAAGACGAGCGGTGTGGAAGACGCAGCGAGCAGTGGCCACATGCCTTTGGCGGATCCCGTCGCCATGGCTGTCCCTGATGCCCCACCCGCTGCAGTCTTCTACGATGCAGTGCGGCTCGGCAATATTACCTACAACGCACGTGAcagggcgagagaggagctCGACCTGACGGAGGATGAGGATGCTGACGTCGACGAGGACGTTGAGTCGTCCGTACCGAGCGGTAAGCGATGCCGTCGCAGCTCTCTGGCCTCGGTAACTCCGCAGAAGCAAAAGCGAGTACGTCGCGAGGatgccgctgtcgtcgcgcCCGCCCAGCTCACGTTCACGCCGACGCATATTAAGTGGACCATGCCGAACCCAAACGAGATGTGGTCGCGTCTTCAGCAGTCGCCGTCGggcgaggctgctgctgctgctgctgctgctactgcactccacagcggtggcgcgagTAACAGGGCGACGAAGCCTTTCTATGGTATACTCCCTGTGACGTCTGTGGCAACTTTCGTCGCCTGCCCAGAGCGGCTGGGGATCGCTGTGGAGCTGAGGGACGAGTGCCAGCTGCCCCTCGTGGACGCCGCGGTGCTGAGCGGGTCAGCGGAGAGTCGGTGGGTGGTTTGGGTGTTGTCGAAGCGGATGGCAGGTGTGCCGGCGCCGGCCGATGAGGTCCGAGGCAGCTGTCGCGGTCGCTCTAGAGTCACCAAGGGCAGCACACATAAAGCCAGCAAGAGGGCGGAGAAGACCCCCTTTGCAGCGGTGCAGTCGGTTGCTGATGTGGTGGAGTTACCGTTGACGCCCGTCGCGCGCTTTGAGGCGTGGCTCACGCACTTTAAGTTGTACTATGCAACACAGAACGTCCCAGCGCCGGTCGttgtggatggcgttgcTTTCGACGTAATATTATGCCCCTCTTCCTTACCCTAG
- a CDS encoding hypothetical protein (TriTrypDB/GeneDB-style sysID: LpmP.06.0200), whose product MKSSMVAVSSSLELTKKSFLADILRKAAERLGHKQLWRIANQLERLSSPVSADAVRDALRDISIFLSDEDYAHMCEAYTTGAAHGQQSARMIDTPALIHSLSTAPLLPRRKYAVDLVIRKLDPSGTGTVSYSSLSEHYDVLRHPEVRNGARSESDVVDAFFDNFAIDGSPMEQLTVAEMRMYCIGVSMLIKEDTDFELWCTRAFCLDRPKLEQGKGVSEVTGSHTYSRQSRLLGEERQHPLYTTTNGEYGKESTSADYSLPKYGLPQQFTRNLKGCAGGATSMNM is encoded by the coding sequence ATGAAGTCCTCCATGGTGGCCGTGTCTTCGTCGCTAGAGCTGACGAAGAAGTCGTTTCTTGCGGACATCCTCCGTAAGGCTGCGGAGCGGCTTGGCCACAAGCAGCTGTGGCGTATTGCAAACCAGCTAGAGCGTCTGTCATCGCCTGTCTCGGCAGACGCGGTGCGCGATGCGTTGCGGGACATTTCTATTTTCCTCTCCGATGAGGATTACGCGCACATGTGCGAGGCCTACACCACCGGCGCTGCTCACGGACAGCAGAGCGCTAGGATGATCGACACGCCTGCTCTCATTCATAGTCTGAGCACAGCTCCTCTGTTGCCGCGCCGGAAGTACGCGGTTGACCTCGTTATCCGCAAGCTGGATCCCAGCGGCACCGGTACTGTCTCCTACAGCAGTCTAAGCGAGCACTACGacgtgctgcggcacccaGAGGTACGCAACGGTGCGCGCTCCGAGAGCGATGTAGTGGATGCCTTTTTTGACAACTTCGCGATCGACGGCTCACCCATGGAGCAGCTGACGGTGGCAGAGATGCGGATGTACTGCATCGGCGTTTCGATGCTGATCAAGGAGGACACTGACTTCGAACTGTGGTGCACACGGGCATTTTGCCTCGATCGACCGAAGCTGGAGCAGGGCAAGGGAGTGTCGGAAGTGACCGGCTCCCACACCTACTCTCGTCAAAGCCGTCTACTCGGCGAGGAGCGCCAGCATCCCCTCTACACGACAACGAACGGGGAGTATGGCAAGGAGTCGACGTCGGCAGACTACAGCCTGCCAAAATATGGCCTTCCTCAGCAGTTCACGCGAAACTTGAAGGGGTGCGCCGGAGGGGCGACGTCAATGAATATGTAG